A DNA window from Motilibacter rhizosphaerae contains the following coding sequences:
- a CDS encoding sodium:calcium antiporter — translation MSSLPSLVLLVIFLACAAAIWGAGIKLSDTTDVLSERLHLGSALGGVVLLAIATNLPELAITASAALAHQLDVAVGNILGGIAAQTVVLVILDAAGVRPRKPLTYLAASLTLLLEGALVVALLLVVVASTQLPKDLIAARLTPGAVLIAVLWGVGLFLVRKAGQGLPWHEGGAAPDSQQQPQGHSQTTKEGTATKQGQRTGTVATVFVVAAVVTLVAGVLIERSGEELFGRWGMSGVLFGATVLAAATSLPEISTGLTSTRMGDYKLAVSDIFGGNAFLPVLFLVATVLSGSSVLPDAHRSDIYLTALGGLLTVAYMTGLVFRPRKQYARMGPDSIAVLVLYVLGIVGLALVSD, via the coding sequence GTGTCCTCGCTGCCGTCCCTCGTGCTGCTCGTCATCTTCCTTGCCTGCGCGGCCGCGATCTGGGGCGCCGGCATCAAGCTCTCCGACACCACGGACGTGCTCTCGGAGCGGCTCCACCTGGGCTCGGCCCTCGGCGGCGTGGTCCTGCTGGCGATCGCGACGAACCTCCCGGAGCTCGCGATCACGGCGAGCGCCGCCCTCGCCCACCAGCTCGACGTCGCCGTGGGCAACATCCTCGGCGGGATCGCGGCGCAGACCGTGGTCCTCGTCATCCTCGACGCCGCAGGGGTCCGGCCGCGCAAGCCGCTGACCTACCTCGCCGCCTCGCTGACCCTGCTGCTCGAGGGTGCCCTCGTCGTGGCCCTGCTGCTCGTCGTCGTCGCCTCGACCCAGCTGCCGAAGGACCTCATCGCGGCGCGGCTCACGCCCGGTGCCGTGCTGATCGCCGTGCTCTGGGGCGTCGGGCTCTTCCTCGTGCGCAAGGCCGGGCAGGGACTGCCCTGGCACGAGGGGGGTGCCGCGCCGGACAGCCAGCAGCAGCCGCAGGGGCACTCGCAGACGACGAAGGAGGGGACTGCCACCAAGCAGGGGCAGCGGACGGGCACGGTCGCGACCGTCTTCGTCGTCGCCGCCGTCGTGACCCTCGTCGCCGGCGTCCTCATCGAGCGCAGCGGCGAGGAGCTCTTCGGCCGCTGGGGGATGTCGGGCGTCCTGTTCGGCGCGACCGTGCTCGCCGCCGCGACATCGCTGCCCGAGATCTCCACCGGCCTGACCTCGACGCGGATGGGCGACTACAAGCTGGCGGTCAGCGACATCTTCGGCGGCAACGCCTTCCTGCCCGTGCTCTTCCTGGTGGCGACCGTGCTGTCCGGGTCGTCGGTGCTCCCCGACGCCCACCGCTCTGACATCTACCTGACGGCTCTCGGTGGGCTGCTCACCGTCGCGTACATGACGGGGCTGGTCTTCCGCCCCCGCAAGCAGTACGCGCGGATGGGCCCCGACTCGATCGCCGTGCTCGTGCTCTACGTCCTCGGCATCGTCGGGCTCGCCCTGGTCTCCGACTGA
- a CDS encoding MarR family winged helix-turn-helix transcriptional regulator, whose amino-acid sequence MEDDDLDAVINGGRVLVGIAARSLVAHADDVTLPQLRALTLVRGKGPLRLSDLAAELEIDTSTATRLVDRLVRKGLLNRSVEAADRRALRLTLTPAGRGLLRRMTEYRKRELRKILAQLSDEELVDLRAGMQALSRVTGEAPEEEPPVSWDS is encoded by the coding sequence ATGGAGGACGATGACCTCGACGCCGTCATCAACGGCGGGCGCGTGCTCGTCGGCATCGCGGCCCGCTCGCTCGTCGCGCACGCCGACGACGTCACCCTGCCGCAGCTGCGCGCGCTGACCCTCGTCCGCGGCAAGGGTCCTCTGCGGCTCTCCGACCTCGCGGCGGAGCTGGAGATCGACACGTCGACGGCGACGCGGCTGGTGGACCGCCTGGTGCGCAAGGGCTTGCTCAACCGCTCGGTGGAGGCGGCGGACCGGCGCGCCCTGCGACTCACCCTCACGCCCGCGGGGCGTGGCCTGCTGCGGCGGATGACGGAGTACCGCAAGCGCGAGCTGCGCAAGATCCTCGCCCAGCTGAGCGACGAGGAGCTGGTCGACCTGCGGGCCGGGATGCAGGCCCTGTCACGCGTGACCGGGGAGGCACCGGAGGAGGAGCCGCCGGTCAGCTGGGACAGCTGA
- a CDS encoding vitamin K epoxide reductase family protein: MAASEVPPGQRHDPSSWSARLPLVALAAVGLVVATYLTVAQLGGIASAWDPVFGDGSDRVLHSAFSESLPVSDAGLGAAAYAVEVVLGLLGAPGRWRRSPWLALAFEAVVAGAAGGGLALVVVQAAVVHHYCSLCLLSTAVSVAILGLSRLREARAATGEVLRRRATGVGWRDAVLGEAAGRPVDLVRGARLQEARATVAALTHLAAGLVLVVVATGAYEQHGGTGTQLWRDVVVGAVLLVLGAAGSRAPLAVRRSPTVALLLGLLLIGCAAAADGTPDGRYAVALWTELACGLAVLLAAAVQLASGLRGRHLLAESHPQH, encoded by the coding sequence ATGGCTGCATCCGAGGTGCCTCCGGGCCAGCGGCACGACCCCTCGAGCTGGTCGGCTCGCCTGCCCCTGGTCGCGCTGGCCGCGGTCGGGCTCGTCGTGGCGACGTACCTCACCGTCGCGCAGCTGGGTGGCATCGCCTCGGCGTGGGACCCGGTGTTCGGGGACGGGTCGGACCGGGTGCTGCACAGTGCGTTCTCGGAGTCGCTGCCGGTGTCCGACGCCGGGCTCGGCGCCGCGGCGTACGCCGTGGAGGTGGTGCTCGGGCTCCTCGGCGCTCCGGGCCGTTGGCGGCGCTCGCCCTGGCTCGCGCTCGCGTTCGAGGCCGTCGTCGCGGGTGCTGCGGGTGGCGGCCTCGCCCTCGTGGTCGTGCAGGCAGCCGTGGTGCACCACTACTGCTCGCTGTGCCTGCTCTCGACCGCCGTGTCGGTCGCCATCCTGGGCCTCAGCCGGCTGCGCGAGGCGCGAGCGGCCACGGGGGAGGTGCTGCGGCGGCGGGCGACCGGCGTCGGGTGGCGCGACGCCGTGCTCGGCGAGGCCGCGGGCCGCCCGGTCGACCTGGTGCGGGGCGCCCGGCTCCAGGAGGCCCGCGCGACCGTCGCCGCTCTCACGCATCTCGCGGCCGGGCTGGTGCTCGTCGTCGTCGCCACCGGTGCGTACGAGCAGCACGGGGGGACCGGGACCCAGCTGTGGCGCGACGTCGTCGTCGGTGCGGTGCTCCTCGTCCTGGGCGCGGCCGGGAGCCGGGCGCCGCTGGCGGTACGGCGCTCGCCGACCGTGGCCCTGCTGCTCGGGCTGCTCCTCATCGGCTGCGCGGCCGCTGCGGACGGCACGCCCGACGGCCGGTACGCGGTGGCGCTGTGGACGGAGCTCGCCTGCGGCCTCGCGGTCCTCCTCGCGGCGGCGGTCCAGCTCGCGAGCGGGTTGCGTGGTCGGCACCTGCTGGCGGAGTCGCACCCGCAGCACTGA
- a CDS encoding GH39 family glycosyl hydrolase, whose translation MLTPAGTLGTRLRLLALSAAAVALVLPATPAGATDLATTASCAVKPTTVTKPTVKKPAAKKPTVKKPAAKKPTAKKPAAKKPTAKKPATKKPAATKPSVVKRSVVAHVAKAPVATKAVTKKPLPKPLAKKPLVKKPLVKKPLVKKPLVKKPVTKAPVAPRTSACPLPVIPVVAGALAAQPGPVSAPVDRPLVPSVQPLGRTLASYFGIHGAPDGSAQRGFGSVRLWDTGTTWNDLEPAQGVWNWAPLDAAVADAQARGYSPMLVLGQTPTWASSNPSAPGYGDVAGASVPPADLGQWTAYVSAVASRYKGRIAGYEMWNEPNFVGDYWHGTEQQLATLTSLAHDAVKAADPKALVISPGFATRTRGQQGWLFRYLDAVDASDLDVVSLHLYPMPQQTPEVAAAQLQSVVDALRSRGISKPVWNTEVNYGVTGGTADAVPVPDPMGGAYIVRTLLADRAAGIDRVFWYRWGVSRILGIGVYGDASGLTPAAQAWFHVAGWLTHSVLVGCTTQGEVKACTLRPDGGGWAQVLWSTGGDHTLRAPAATTGTVGIDGSTASVAPGAPVTVTGVPVLVAGGGAHLGTLATELPN comes from the coding sequence GTGCTCACACCTGCCGGAACCCTCGGCACCCGGCTGCGGCTGCTGGCCCTCAGCGCGGCTGCCGTCGCCCTCGTCCTGCCGGCGACCCCGGCCGGCGCCACTGACCTCGCGACGACCGCGTCGTGCGCGGTCAAGCCGACCACCGTCACGAAGCCGACGGTCAAGAAGCCCGCGGCGAAGAAGCCGACGGTCAAGAAGCCCGCGGCGAAGAAGCCGACGGCCAAGAAGCCCGCGGCCAAGAAGCCGACGGCCAAGAAGCCCGCGACGAAGAAGCCGGCGGCCACCAAGCCGTCGGTCGTCAAGCGGTCTGTCGTCGCCCACGTCGCGAAGGCGCCCGTCGCCACGAAGGCGGTGACGAAGAAGCCCCTTCCGAAGCCGCTCGCGAAGAAGCCCCTCGTCAAGAAGCCGCTGGTCAAGAAGCCGCTGGTCAAGAAGCCGCTGGTCAAGAAGCCGGTCACGAAGGCCCCGGTGGCACCGCGGACCTCCGCCTGCCCCCTGCCGGTGATCCCGGTCGTCGCCGGCGCCCTCGCCGCGCAGCCGGGTCCCGTGAGCGCGCCCGTCGACCGTCCGCTGGTCCCGTCGGTGCAGCCGCTGGGCCGCACGCTGGCGTCGTACTTCGGCATCCACGGCGCCCCCGACGGCTCGGCGCAGCGCGGCTTCGGCAGCGTCCGCCTCTGGGACACCGGCACGACCTGGAACGACCTCGAGCCGGCGCAGGGGGTCTGGAACTGGGCGCCGCTCGACGCCGCCGTCGCCGACGCCCAGGCCCGCGGCTACTCGCCGATGCTCGTGCTCGGGCAGACGCCCACCTGGGCCTCGTCCAACCCCTCGGCGCCCGGGTACGGCGACGTCGCCGGGGCGAGCGTGCCGCCGGCCGACCTCGGCCAGTGGACGGCGTACGTGTCGGCGGTCGCGAGCCGCTACAAGGGCCGCATCGCGGGCTACGAGATGTGGAACGAGCCGAACTTCGTCGGTGACTACTGGCACGGGACCGAGCAGCAGCTCGCGACGCTGACGAGCCTGGCCCACGACGCGGTCAAGGCCGCTGACCCCAAGGCGCTCGTCATCTCGCCCGGGTTCGCGACCCGGACCCGCGGCCAGCAGGGGTGGCTCTTCCGCTACCTCGACGCGGTGGACGCGAGCGACCTCGACGTCGTGTCGCTGCACCTCTACCCGATGCCGCAGCAGACCCCCGAGGTCGCCGCTGCGCAGCTGCAGAGCGTCGTCGACGCCCTGCGCAGCCGGGGCATCTCGAAGCCGGTCTGGAACACCGAGGTCAACTACGGCGTCACCGGCGGGACCGCGGACGCGGTGCCCGTGCCGGACCCGATGGGCGGCGCGTACATCGTGCGGACGCTGCTCGCGGACCGCGCGGCCGGCATCGACCGCGTGTTCTGGTACCGCTGGGGGGTCTCGCGCATCCTCGGCATCGGCGTGTACGGCGACGCCAGTGGTCTCACCCCGGCCGCGCAGGCGTGGTTCCACGTCGCCGGATGGCTGACCCACTCGGTCCTCGTCGGCTGCACGACGCAGGGCGAGGTCAAGGCCTGCACCCTGCGTCCGGACGGCGGCGGCTGGGCGCAGGTGCTGTGGTCCACCGGCGGTGACCACACGCTGAGGGCCCCGGCGGCGACGACGGGCACGGTCGGGATCGACGGCAGCACGGCCAGCGTCGCGCCCGGCGCGCCCGTCACGGTCACGGGTGTCCCGGTGCTCGTCGCGGGTGGGGGTGCCCACCTCGGCACCCTCGCCACCGAGCTGCCGAACTAG
- the mca gene encoding mycothiol conjugate amidase Mca, whose product MPDRLRLLAVHAHPDDESSKGAAAMARYVAEGADVLVATCTGGERGSVLNPRLAEDPAVLADLPAIRAREMDAAREILGVRQVWLGYVDSGLPEGDPLPALPGGCFGLQDPAVAAEALVRVIREFRPQVVTTYDENGGYPHPDHIMCHRITSIAFDAAGDPAAYPEAGEPWAPSKLYYNQGFTRARTLALHSAMVEAGLESPYAEWLERWAERPERPITTRVPCAEWFEVRDRALLAHATQIDPDGPFFACPIELQQKVWPTDDYELARSTVGVRLPEDDLFAGVRDLEETA is encoded by the coding sequence TTGCCCGACCGCCTGCGCCTGCTCGCGGTGCACGCCCACCCCGACGACGAGTCGAGCAAGGGTGCCGCCGCCATGGCCCGCTACGTCGCCGAGGGCGCGGACGTCCTCGTCGCCACCTGCACCGGCGGTGAGCGCGGCTCCGTGCTGAACCCGCGCCTCGCCGAGGACCCCGCGGTGCTCGCCGACCTGCCGGCGATCCGCGCCCGCGAGATGGACGCCGCCCGCGAGATCCTCGGCGTCCGCCAGGTCTGGCTCGGCTACGTCGACTCGGGGCTCCCGGAGGGCGACCCGCTCCCCGCGCTGCCCGGGGGGTGCTTCGGCCTGCAGGACCCCGCCGTCGCGGCGGAGGCGCTCGTGCGGGTCATCCGCGAGTTCCGCCCGCAGGTCGTCACGACCTACGACGAGAACGGCGGCTACCCCCACCCCGACCACATCATGTGCCACCGCATCACGAGCATCGCCTTCGACGCGGCCGGCGACCCCGCGGCGTACCCGGAGGCCGGGGAGCCCTGGGCGCCCTCGAAGCTCTACTACAACCAGGGCTTCACCCGCGCCCGCACGCTCGCCCTGCACTCGGCGATGGTCGAGGCGGGCCTCGAGTCGCCGTACGCCGAGTGGCTCGAGCGCTGGGCGGAGCGCCCCGAGCGTCCGATCACGACCCGCGTGCCCTGCGCCGAGTGGTTCGAGGTGCGCGACCGGGCCCTGCTGGCGCACGCGACGCAGATCGACCCCGACGGGCCGTTCTTCGCCTGCCCGATCGAGCTGCAGCAGAAGGTCTGGCCCACCGACGACTACGAGCTCGCCCGCTCGACCGTCGGCGTACGGTTGCCGGAGGACGACCTGTTCGCGGGCGTCCGCGACCTTGAGGAGACGGCATGA
- a CDS encoding DUF4307 domain-containing protein, translating into MSGSAAGGPAAPAPARARPAERYGDPRPGARRALVVGGAAVAALLVAFLAWVALRGTGSGPTGSVARFMRLGPTSLSADLTATGPAGEALACAVRATDGSGGTVGRLRVVLPAGSRTRTARVVVPTVSPASGVDVVSCSVARPAAP; encoded by the coding sequence GTGAGCGGGAGCGCGGCGGGCGGCCCGGCCGCACCTGCACCAGCGCGGGCGCGCCCGGCCGAGCGCTACGGCGACCCGCGACCCGGTGCGCGCCGGGCGCTGGTCGTGGGCGGTGCCGCCGTCGCCGCCCTGCTCGTGGCGTTCCTCGCCTGGGTCGCGCTGCGGGGCACGGGCTCCGGACCGACCGGCAGCGTCGCCCGCTTCATGCGCCTCGGTCCGACCAGCCTGTCCGCCGACCTGACCGCCACCGGTCCCGCCGGGGAGGCGCTCGCCTGCGCCGTCCGCGCGACCGACGGCAGCGGCGGCACGGTGGGCCGGCTGCGGGTCGTCCTGCCGGCGGGCAGCCGGACGCGCACCGCGCGCGTCGTGGTCCCGACGGTCTCCCCCGCGAGCGGGGTGGACGTCGTGTCCTGCTCGGTCGCCCGGCCCGCGGCACCGTAG